The sequence attccaattttgttggcaacatccaaagcatcatagtcaggagccagtcgaacatatgccttcttctctccatcaggcctgatcaaggtgttgaccttgGCCACGTCAATGTCATagagcttcttcacagcctgtttgatctggtgcttattggccttgacatccacaatgaacacaagcgtgttgttgtcttctattttcttcatggctgactCAGTAGTCAGGGGGAACTTGATGATGGCATAGTGATCAagcttgtttctcctgggggcGCTCTTTCGAGGATATTTGGGCTGCCTCCGCAGACGCAGTGTCTTGGGTCGTCGGAATGTAG is a genomic window of Neomonachus schauinslandi unplaced genomic scaffold, ASM220157v2 HiC_scaffold_2507, whole genome shotgun sequence containing:
- the LOC123323922 gene encoding 60S ribosomal protein L23a, translated to MAPKTKKEAPAPPKAEAKAKALKAKKAVLKGVHSHKKKKIRTSPTFRRPKTLRLRRQPKYPRKSAPRRNKLDHYAIIKFPLTTESAMKKIEDNNTLVFIVDVKANKHQIKQAVKKLYDIDVAKVNTLIRPDGEKKAYVRLAPDYDALDVANKIGII